In Dendropsophus ebraccatus isolate aDenEbr1 chromosome 14, aDenEbr1.pat, whole genome shotgun sequence, the following proteins share a genomic window:
- the BLCAP gene encoding apoptosis inducing factor BLCAP, producing MYCLQWLLPVLLIPKPLNPALWFSHSMFMGFYLLSFLLERKPCTICALVFLGALFLICYSCWGNCFLYHCSGSQLPEAAHDPAVVGT from the coding sequence ATGTACTGCCTGCAGTGGCTGCTCCCGGTGCTCCTGATCCCGAAGCCTCTGAATCCGGCTCTCTGGTTCAGTCACTCCATGTTCATGGGCTTCTACCTGCTGAGTTTCCTGCTGGAGCGGAAGCCGTGTACCATCTGTGCCCTGGTCTTCCTCGGCGCCCTCTTCCTCATCTGCTACAGCTGTTGGGGTAATTGTTTCCTGTATCATTGCAGTGGCAGCCAGCTCCCGGAGGCGGCCCATGACCCGGCCGTGGTGGGCACCTAG